The DNA sequence TGCTCCGTTGCGCCTGTTTGGAAATAAAAGCCTATCATTTGCATCTAACTGTAGCCTACGTGTCCTTGCATCTCAGATCGTTTGCATTGTCGTGCCAGTTATTACCGCGAAAAGTTTGTAAATGAAATCGTCTTTACTTGGTCACACTTCTGTCCTCtagtcctctctctctctctctctctctctcttcctgtctgttggCGCCTGAGGTCTGGAGAGGAGCCCAAGTCTCTTTACACAGAactctttttttccaaaaatgtacTGAAAGAGACCACCAGATGATGGCAGTAGTATTTGTACAATATGTCACAGAATATAAACAGATCCAAAGGTTGCTTTCAGTGGATGGGTAGGAGGTATTTCTGCTGTTCCTATACAGCAAAAAGTCTTAAGACACTGAATTTCACTGATGCCTGTGGAATTTTACAGCTGTGATGTCTCAAAAGTGTGAACACACTCTTTTTCTTGGCAGGTACCAGCATGCCTGTCATCAGAACCCTCAGCAAGGTGGCCAAGCAGGCTCTGCTCAGCACCCCGGGGTGCGGCTGCCAGCCCCTAACGGTGGCTGTACGCAACATCAGCTTCTCCCCTCGCCAGGTGACGTCTGATGCAAGCTTCCACTCTGTGTCCTTCTCAGAAACAGACCACCCAAAGGTGCTCATTACAGGTAAGCaactggttttgtttttttttttttgggggggggggggggggggttaaacTCAGGCTACATATACAGCAAGAGATCAGAtgacatatttaaaatacagaaCAGTTAAGATCAGGATCGTTGAGATGCTTTAAGTTGGTACAAAATGTGCTTGTCAGGGATTCAGGACTTCTAACAAGTCtggcaatgaaaacagaatgaggtgccagttaaaaacaaaagtgtagGTGACCAGTGCTTTGACCTTTTTTCCTATGGCCCACACTCCTTCTTAGTTACTTCCATCTCCGTGGAAACCAGCACTGATGATAATTAGCTGCTGCTGATTTAACTAgtttagtttcctctgatgacaccttgtgtttctgtctctctctgtctattgCAGGTGGCCTGGGACAGCTTGGTGTGGGGCTTGCCAAATTGTTGAGGTAAGAATCATCCaccttgtgtttgtctttgcacAAATTACACAGCCTTTGCCCACAGGTGGCAAAGTGCCAGCATTAAGATACCCTTTAACACAGTTTTCCTGATGTTGAACGTTGGGTTCTTATGCCTTTTCACAGGAAGAGGTTTGGAAAGAACAACGTCATTCTGTCCGACATCAGGAAACCTCCCAGCAACGTTTTCCACAGTGGTGAGTCGGCTCATATGATATCAGAACTGACATCTGCGGTGTGGAATTAATCAGGTTCAGACATGCGCAAGACAGCTTTGacaatgtttaatttgtacttTTAATATGGATCAGATTGTAGGAGGGTTAATCTGAttaaattacattcatttggcaAAAGCTTTTCTGCAAAGCAACTTATAATAAGTGCATTCAACCTCCATAGAACAAATAGATGTCATCAAAGTGTGATATCAGTAACCTTCCACTGTTTTTTTAGTGTCTAGTCACTTATTTCATCATATGCAAAAGTACAAAGTTGGTGAATGTCGGTGACTAATTCCCACCCAATTTTAAAAATTCCTGTATTTGGCAATAGAGGTTGTGAATGTGTTACAAATGTACAATAGATTTTAGCCTCAGTTTAAAAttgccaaattaaaaaaacagtgttttctgCCAAAAAGCCTCTTCTAttcttattgttatttatttatttattcttaagAGGTCACATTCTCTTGAAAAATGTTGACGATAAATTACGTAAAATCAATATGTGACACATAGTGACTTTGTTCTGTCCAGCTATGAGCTGTCCAAAGATGTAATGAATGTAGAAGTTAAGAGCCTGTAGTTGTAAACAAAAGTGAGCTCTCATTTACTTTTTATCTGTGAATTcctttcaagaaaaaaatgaaaagacagattAACTTTTATAAGACAGGCAGTAAATCCTAAATAAGGACTTAATACAAGATTAATTGAATAGATGACTTATAAAATCTTCAAACCTCTCTGTCACCATCAGGCCCCTTCATCTACTCAGACATCCTGGACTACAAGAACCTGCGGGAAATTGTGGTGAACAACCGCATCACTTGGTTGGTTCACTACAGCGCCCTCCTCAGTGCTGTGGGAGAGGCTAACGTGGCTCTGGCGCGGTCTGTTAACATCACTGGTGAGCCAACTTGAGACATGTAACCTAGACATTAAACTCTCACAGTGTTTCTTCAAAGTGTAGTGTCCTTATGgtcttctttgtctctttctcagGGCTTCACAACATCCTGGACATTGCGGCTGAGCACGGCTTGCGTCTGTTCGTCCCCAGCACCATCGGTGCCTTTGGTCCCACTTCTCCCCGCAACCCCACTCCAGATCTTTGTGTGCAGAGACCTCGCACCATCTATGGTGTCTCCAAAGTTCATGCTGAGCTGATGGGAGAGGTGAGATCACagatgtctttcttttttctatcttttgttATTCCAAAACAAGAGCCTACATTCACTTTCTTCACTTTCCTTAGGCGCTTTTTAATTAACCAGATTGTCAATAAATGATTCCTTTCTGTTCTTCTGCAGTACTACCACCACCGTTACGGCCTGGATTTCCGTTGTCTTCGCTACCCAGGAATCATCTCAGCTGACTCCATGCCTGGTGGCGGCACAACAGGTAAGAGATGAAATGCCATCGCATAGAAACCATATGACCGTATGTAAGGTTTCACTTTAATGGAGGTCTATTCCTGTACGACCCCCccgacccccccaccccaccccaccccaccctgtCATGTCACAAGTTTGTTATGTAACAGGCTTTTTCCAGAGTCTTCATGACTTGCTGTATTTTTAGGCCGGCCGATAACTCAATGTGTTATCTCCATATTTCCTCTTGTCTAAGCTGCTGCCACACCCCTTCATACCAGAGTTCTGTTATCAGTtgcataaaataaacacttcaCATTTTTTGGTTTACTTTGTTTCACTTCCTTTCCCCtgcaaagatattttaaatttttcttttttttcagagttGCTAATCaatgttaattttctgtctctggACCAGACTATGCCGTCCAGATCTTCCACGATGCAATCAAAACCGGAAAGTTTGAATGCAACCTGAAACCCGACACACGGCTGCCCATGATGTACATTGACGACTGCCTGCGTGCCACGCTGGAGGTGATGGAGGCGCCAGCTGACACACTGAGCATGAGGACCTACAACATCAACGCCATGAGCTTCACCCCCGAGGAACTGGCCCAAGAGCTCCAGAAGCAGATGCCAGAGCTGGAGGTCACGTATGACGTTGACCTCGTCCGACAGGCTATTGGTAAGTCCACTTTTTGTCAAGTTAAGTTTGTAGAGGGATATTTATCAGATAAACTGACTGCTTAAAATCAAAACCAGCACTCTAAATTAAATTCTACATCTCATTTATGtgtttctcctccagctgaCAGTTGGCCAATGAACTTCGATGACTCCAATGCAAGGAAGGACTGGGGCTGGAAGCACGATTATGATCTCCCAGAGCTCGTCCAGACGATGCTGAACTTCTTTGGCGCAGAAACACGCATGGCCCGCGCTAACTGAGGGCGCGCCGCATCAGAGTATTGTTTGTACATAATGTAAAGACTGACCAAAGAGAATAGAGAAACATGGCCTGTACATAGTTGTTCTCTCACTTCTCTCTGTAAATCAGAAGGGCTCTGCTTGCCTGACACAAGGCCACCGTGTCTGCAGAATGTAAAGTCAGTGCGGGCTAGACAATCCTTCCCCTGCTCCTGTCTATCAACCCGACTTTGCTCTCTTTTCCCTATTTTTCTGCTTGGAGATTTGGGTAAGGAGCAGTCCTGTCAGTGGAAGGTTGTCAGCAGTATCAGGGATAACAACATGGCCTGTGAAAACTTGTTCAGAAGAAAAGGAGGACGACTTGCATGTTCATGAATTGTGCACCGTGTTGCAAAGTTAACAAACTGGAGAAAGTTGCATTGTGTATTTGTGAGCATCCAGTTTTCTTTGAAAATCCAAATCTGCCAGGATTGTTTTGCTAAATTTCCAAGGATTGCCTAAATTCAGGTATTCAGGGCCTAATGCTCCTGGGGCTAAAATCAAATAACTCAATGACTTTGGATTTTAAGGGTATACAAATACACAAGTCGTGTCCTTTGATGCACTTTAGACCAATTTATATCTTAAAATTACTGACAAATAAATGAGCCTAATCACTTGCGAGGGCGATTTCTATTACAGTGCATCTGTATTTCGAGCAGTGCAGAGAGATAATTCTTAAGAATTGTTCCTTTTATTCCGACATAACATTATTTATTCTGTCTATTGGTGTTAAATGTGTGGGAGCTTCATCAAGTGAAAGCATTTTCTTAACACTCTTGTTTCCAAGTGTTTATGTccagttttatgttttgttttgttttttcatcaacTCTGTGGGATTATTTTGACACAAAGGGAAATGTGACATTATATGCCGCATTTAAGTTTAGCCACATTCGGTGGTTTCTGTAATTCAACATTCTGTGAAAGGAATAGAATTGGTTAATATGTGAATGTATTAGCAGgttctttctgttctttcaATCACACAATAAGCTTtgacaataaaactgttttcCATGTACCTCAGCTagtttctgttgtctttttcaCAGCATCACAACATGAACAGAGTGTTCTATTATACAAACAAAGTGCAGACGATATTACCTAAGTTACCCTTTCGGTTGTGGAGAATGTGACACGGCAAACATTTAAGtacaaaatgt is a window from the Thunnus thynnus chromosome 18, fThuThy2.1, whole genome shotgun sequence genome containing:
- the tdh gene encoding L-threonine dehydrogenase — translated: MPVIRTLSKVAKQALLSTPGCGCQPLTVAVRNISFSPRQVTSDASFHSVSFSETDHPKVLITGGLGQLGVGLAKLLRKRFGKNNVILSDIRKPPSNVFHSGPFIYSDILDYKNLREIVVNNRITWLVHYSALLSAVGEANVALARSVNITGLHNILDIAAEHGLRLFVPSTIGAFGPTSPRNPTPDLCVQRPRTIYGVSKVHAELMGEYYHHRYGLDFRCLRYPGIISADSMPGGGTTDYAVQIFHDAIKTGKFECNLKPDTRLPMMYIDDCLRATLEVMEAPADTLSMRTYNINAMSFTPEELAQELQKQMPELEVTYDVDLVRQAIADSWPMNFDDSNARKDWGWKHDYDLPELVQTMLNFFGAETRMARAN